One stretch of Streptomyces sp. NBC_00443 DNA includes these proteins:
- a CDS encoding EamA family transporter: MTPLVTAAVLLAAVTHAGWNAIAHKITEKLVGFTLIAGGGAVIGLALMPFGAFPAADAWPYLLASALVHIVYFALLMKSFQLGDFGQAYPLARGTAPLVVAVLAAVFAHEVPNGWAAAGIALSCAGLTGVALWGLRGRRPNWAAIGAALATGLSIAAYTVIDGLGVRASGSSLGYIAWLMVVEGLVIPAYAVWRWRGRTVAVLRPFAALGLLGAALSVTAYALVLWAQTKAELAPIAALRESSIIVGAAIGAVFFKERFGAPRIAAAALLVVGIGLMLHTG, from the coding sequence GTGACCCCTCTGGTCACGGCCGCCGTCCTGCTCGCGGCCGTCACGCACGCCGGCTGGAACGCCATCGCCCACAAGATCACTGAAAAGCTGGTGGGGTTCACGCTCATCGCGGGCGGCGGGGCGGTGATCGGGCTGGCCCTGATGCCCTTCGGGGCGTTCCCGGCGGCCGATGCATGGCCGTATCTGCTCGCCTCCGCCCTCGTCCACATCGTCTACTTCGCGCTGCTGATGAAGTCCTTCCAGCTGGGCGACTTCGGGCAGGCCTACCCCCTCGCACGCGGCACCGCGCCGCTCGTGGTCGCCGTGCTGGCGGCCGTGTTCGCGCACGAGGTGCCGAACGGCTGGGCGGCCGCCGGCATCGCCCTGTCCTGCGCGGGACTGACCGGCGTCGCCCTGTGGGGGCTGCGCGGACGCCGGCCCAACTGGGCCGCGATCGGGGCCGCGCTGGCGACGGGGCTGAGCATCGCGGCGTACACCGTCATCGACGGGCTGGGCGTACGGGCCTCCGGGTCGTCCCTCGGTTACATCGCCTGGCTGATGGTGGTCGAGGGGCTCGTCATCCCGGCGTACGCGGTCTGGCGCTGGCGCGGACGGACGGTCGCCGTGCTGCGGCCGTTCGCCGCGCTGGGACTGCTGGGTGCCGCGCTGTCCGTCACCGCGTACGCGCTGGTCCTGTGGGCGCAGACGAAGGCCGAACTGGCGCCGATCGCCGCCCTGCGGGAGTCCTCCATCATCGTGGGGGCCGCGATCGGGGCGGTGTTCTTCAAGGAGCGGTTCGGGGCGCCGCGGATCGCGGCGGCCGCGCTGCTCGTCGTGGGCATCGGGCTGATGCTGCACACCGGCTAG
- a CDS encoding YbaK/EbsC family protein has translation MTSSEASETHAHPRFAEALHELGLSDLNARMRRFPDATRTAAEAAAAIGCELSEICKSLIFAADGVPVLVLMDGASRVDLELVRNELGAEKVTRAKVDVVRENTGYAIGGVPPFGHRTKTRVLADRSLLGHDVVWAAAGNPHVVFPMAPLDLVAHAGASLVDVREQTS, from the coding sequence ATGACGTCCTCGGAAGCATCGGAAACACATGCCCACCCACGTTTCGCCGAGGCTCTGCACGAGCTCGGGCTGAGCGATCTGAACGCCCGGATGCGCCGGTTCCCGGACGCGACCCGTACCGCGGCCGAGGCCGCCGCCGCGATCGGGTGCGAGCTCAGTGAGATCTGCAAGTCGCTGATCTTTGCGGCGGACGGGGTCCCCGTGCTGGTCCTGATGGACGGGGCGTCCCGGGTCGACCTGGAGCTCGTGCGGAACGAACTCGGCGCCGAGAAGGTCACACGGGCCAAGGTCGACGTCGTGCGGGAGAACACCGGGTACGCCATCGGGGGCGTACCGCCCTTCGGGCACCGTACGAAGACGCGCGTGCTCGCCGATCGGTCGCTGCTGGGGCACGACGTCGTCTGGGCCGCCGCCGGGAACCCGCACGTGGTCTTCCCCATGGCGCCCTTGGACCTGGTCGCCCATGCCGGTGCCTCCCTGGTGGACGTGCGCGAGCAGACTTCGTGA
- a CDS encoding organic hydroperoxide resistance protein, producing MTDEGTVVDTRPTKIMYVAEATAHGGRDGYVTSQDGQIELKVTMPPELGGDGNGTNPEQLFAAGYSTCFHNALILVGNREGYDLTGSTVAAKVGIGPNKQRGYGLAVALSVSLPVLDAGLAAKLVDAAHEICPYSNATRGNIDVTILLG from the coding sequence ATGACCGACGAGGGCACCGTCGTCGACACCCGTCCGACGAAGATCATGTACGTCGCCGAAGCCACCGCGCACGGCGGCCGGGACGGCTATGTCACCAGCCAGGACGGCCAGATCGAGCTCAAGGTCACGATGCCCCCGGAACTGGGCGGCGACGGCAACGGCACCAACCCCGAGCAGCTGTTCGCCGCCGGCTACAGCACCTGCTTCCACAACGCGCTCATCCTCGTCGGCAACCGCGAGGGCTACGACCTCACCGGTTCCACGGTCGCCGCGAAGGTCGGCATCGGCCCCAACAAGCAACGCGGCTACGGCCTCGCGGTCGCCCTCAGCGTCTCCCTGCCGGTGCTGGACGCGGGTCTCGCCGCCAAGCTGGTGGACGCGGCGCACGAGATCTGCCCGTACTCCAACGCGACCCGGGGCAACATCGACGTCACGATCCTGCTCGGCTGA
- a CDS encoding energy-coupling factor ABC transporter ATP-binding protein, translating into MDPVSTASLDVSGLAFAYPDGHQALFGVDFTIARGERVALLGPNGAGKTTLVLHLNGILTGGTGTVRVAGLPVGKQHMAEIRRRVGIVFQDPDDQLFMPTVREDVAFGPAAAGLKGPELEERVDRALERVGMAEFKDRPPHHLSFGQRRRVAVATVLAMEPEILVLDEPSSNLDPASRRELADILRSLDVTVLMVTHDLPYALELCPRSLILSEGVIAADGKTAELLADDELMRAHRLELPFGFDPRSVTMGA; encoded by the coding sequence ATGGACCCTGTGAGTACTGCTTCCCTGGACGTCTCCGGCCTCGCCTTCGCCTACCCCGACGGCCACCAGGCCCTGTTCGGCGTGGACTTCACCATCGCGCGCGGCGAGCGGGTGGCGCTGCTCGGCCCGAACGGCGCCGGCAAGACGACCCTCGTCCTGCACCTCAACGGCATCCTGACCGGCGGTACCGGCACCGTGAGGGTCGCCGGACTGCCCGTCGGCAAGCAGCACATGGCCGAGATCCGGCGCCGGGTCGGGATCGTGTTCCAGGACCCGGACGACCAGCTGTTCATGCCGACGGTCCGCGAGGACGTCGCGTTCGGGCCGGCGGCGGCCGGGCTGAAGGGGCCGGAGCTGGAGGAACGCGTCGACCGGGCGCTGGAGCGAGTCGGCATGGCGGAGTTCAAGGACCGCCCGCCGCACCACCTCTCCTTCGGCCAGCGGCGCCGGGTCGCGGTGGCGACCGTTCTGGCGATGGAGCCGGAGATCCTCGTCCTGGACGAGCCCTCCTCCAACCTCGACCCCGCCTCCCGCCGCGAACTGGCCGACATCCTGCGCTCGTTGGACGTCACCGTCCTGATGGTCACGCACGACCTGCCATACGCCCTGGAGCTGTGCCCACGCTCCCTGATCCTGAGCGAGGGCGTGATCGCGGCGGACGGGAAGACGGCCGAACTCCTGGCGGACGACGAGCTGATGCGGGCCCATCGCCTCGAGCTGCCGTTCGGATTCGACCCGCGGTCCGTGACAATGGGCGCGTGA
- a CDS encoding alpha/beta fold hydrolase gives MTANLLKTSRLACGLALLLPAAALIPPAPAAASTADGGSGAGGGKPTIVLVHGAWADASGWNQVIKSLQGDGYTVVAPANPLRGLSGDSAYLAAFLKSIKGPIVLVGHSYGGAVITNAATGNQNVKSLVYIAGFAPDTGETTAELLAKYPGSHLTDDPGAQVPTALNAVPIPPANGGIDFYIKPDKFSDVFLSDRLDATTAAVLAAGQRPATPATNTDRSKAPAWRTIPSWYLVATDDRTIGTANERFMAKRAGARTVEVDAPHAAFLTAPEAVTEIILDATRAGSPRLADTGRSGAIGLMAGTAGVALATGTALIAVSRRRRALNG, from the coding sequence ATGACAGCGAACCTGCTCAAGACCTCCCGCCTCGCGTGCGGTCTTGCGCTGCTCTTGCCCGCAGCCGCGCTCATACCCCCGGCCCCCGCCGCCGCGTCCACCGCCGACGGCGGCTCCGGCGCCGGCGGGGGCAAGCCCACCATCGTGCTGGTGCACGGTGCGTGGGCCGACGCCTCGGGCTGGAACCAGGTCATCAAGAGCTTGCAAGGAGACGGCTACACCGTTGTCGCCCCGGCCAACCCGCTGCGCGGCCTGTCCGGGGACTCCGCCTACCTCGCCGCCTTCCTCAAGAGCATCAAGGGACCGATCGTGCTGGTGGGTCACTCCTACGGCGGGGCAGTGATCACGAATGCCGCCACGGGCAATCAGAACGTGAAGTCCCTGGTCTACATAGCCGGCTTTGCTCCCGACACCGGGGAGACGACGGCCGAACTCCTCGCCAAGTACCCCGGCAGCCACCTCACCGACGACCCCGGCGCCCAGGTACCCACCGCACTCAACGCGGTCCCCATCCCCCCGGCCAACGGCGGCATCGACTTCTACATCAAGCCCGACAAGTTCAGCGACGTCTTCCTGAGCGACCGGCTGGATGCCACCACCGCCGCCGTCCTTGCGGCAGGCCAGCGTCCCGCCACTCCCGCCACCAATACCGATCGCTCCAAGGCCCCTGCCTGGAGGACGATTCCGTCCTGGTACCTCGTCGCCACCGACGACCGCACCATCGGAACCGCCAACGAACGCTTCATGGCCAAGCGAGCCGGCGCACGTACGGTCGAGGTCGACGCACCGCACGCGGCGTTCCTCACCGCACCCGAAGCGGTGACCGAGATCATCCTCGACGCCACCCGCGCCGGGTCTCCCCGCCTGGCCGACACCGGCCGCTCCGGCGCCATCGGGCTCATGGCCGGCACCGCGGGGGTGGCTTTGGCCACAGGGACAGCCCTGATCGCTGTCTCGCGCAGGCGCCGCGCCCTGAACGGCTGA
- a CDS encoding MarR family winged helix-turn-helix transcriptional regulator → MTHQEDAGSLSLDDQLCFALYAAQRAVTAAYRPLLDELGLTYPQYLVLLVLWERGETTVKELAAALRLDYGTVSPLLKRLEAAGLVRRERSARDERSVLVAVTGRGAELRERARCVPGSVLDATGLDATGVARLREELWQLTHRAHPTANPTP, encoded by the coding sequence GTGACGCATCAAGAGGACGCGGGGTCGCTGTCCCTGGACGACCAGCTCTGCTTCGCGCTGTACGCCGCCCAGCGAGCGGTGACGGCCGCCTACCGCCCGCTCCTCGACGAACTCGGCCTCACCTACCCGCAGTACCTGGTGCTGCTGGTCCTGTGGGAGCGGGGCGAGACGACGGTGAAGGAGCTGGCCGCCGCGCTGCGGCTCGACTACGGCACCGTCTCCCCCCTGCTGAAGCGGCTGGAGGCGGCCGGCCTGGTACGGCGTGAGCGGTCGGCGCGGGACGAGCGGTCCGTGCTCGTGGCCGTCACCGGGCGCGGGGCGGAGCTGCGGGAGCGCGCGAGGTGCGTGCCCGGCTCAGTGCTCGACGCGACGGGGCTCGACGCGACGGGAGTCGCGCGCCTGCGCGAGGAGCTGTGGCAGCTCACGCACCGAGCACACCCCACCGCGAACCCCACCCCCTGA